A genomic stretch from Oscillospiraceae bacterium includes:
- the casA gene encoding type I-E CRISPR-associated protein Cse1/CasA: MKEFNLLREKWILVMTLNGKTEALSLIEIFRRASELRALAGELPTQDIAVLRLLLAILHAALGGRDIDGNELPDNEDDKIDGAFALWGALWDRGAFPCERIERYLEKYEERFWLFHDETPFYQAKVVDMIDEVFGPFPVSKLIGELAESENKPRLFPPRSGDGKVSITYAEAARWLIYFVAYAESFGKLEQHGKKHGDPGTAGTGWLGKFGQIYATGDNFFETLVLNFVLLDNGSPWNEEKPAWLEQRTREHRSIRTPDNLSELYTLQSRLVLLKQQNGHVVSYRFVSGDFCSPVNAFVEPMAAWYHSNKDKKNAPPEYSPRRHHASRQLWRDYSALIAPIDGARRPGVISWLAYLKDQGTLDKAVISFGTTGIKYGSMQAAVTDTFADSLTFNMALLVRLDGGQEGWGYRIIDELEVTEKWAYAVGELAAKIAKASGGDGAGERDSAREQAYFRLDMPFRRWLESIDPKQDDMDNKSYEWRETAQRIVRRLGEELFSAAGMKAFVGRGENSSPRAYGYFLAATSLRI; the protein is encoded by the coding sequence GTGAAAGAGTTCAATCTGTTGCGTGAGAAATGGATCCTTGTAATGACACTGAATGGAAAGACGGAGGCATTATCGCTTATCGAGATTTTTCGGCGTGCGTCGGAACTGCGAGCCCTCGCGGGTGAGCTTCCGACGCAGGACATCGCTGTACTGCGGCTGCTTCTCGCGATTCTCCATGCGGCGCTTGGTGGAAGAGATATCGACGGCAATGAGCTGCCGGACAACGAAGACGATAAAATTGACGGCGCGTTTGCACTGTGGGGTGCATTGTGGGACCGCGGTGCGTTTCCGTGTGAACGGATTGAACGCTATCTTGAAAAGTATGAAGAGCGGTTTTGGCTGTTCCACGATGAGACACCGTTTTATCAGGCGAAAGTTGTTGATATGATAGACGAAGTGTTCGGTCCATTTCCTGTGTCAAAACTGATAGGAGAGTTGGCGGAGAGTGAAAATAAACCGCGACTATTTCCACCTCGCTCCGGCGATGGGAAAGTATCGATTACATATGCTGAAGCGGCGCGGTGGCTTATCTATTTTGTTGCTTATGCAGAATCATTTGGGAAACTCGAACAGCATGGAAAGAAGCACGGCGATCCAGGAACTGCGGGAACGGGTTGGCTCGGTAAGTTCGGGCAGATATACGCCACGGGCGACAATTTTTTTGAGACGCTTGTATTGAATTTTGTATTACTCGACAATGGTAGCCCGTGGAACGAAGAAAAACCGGCTTGGCTTGAACAGAGGACGCGTGAGCATCGCTCCATAAGAACACCGGACAATCTTTCAGAACTGTATACTTTGCAATCACGATTGGTTTTATTGAAACAGCAAAATGGTCATGTTGTTTCATATCGATTTGTCAGTGGTGATTTCTGTTCACCGGTGAATGCATTTGTGGAGCCGATGGCGGCGTGGTATCACTCAAATAAAGATAAAAAAAATGCACCGCCGGAATACAGTCCTCGTCGTCATCATGCAAGTAGGCAGTTGTGGCGTGATTATTCAGCATTAATAGCACCAATAGATGGAGCACGCCGTCCGGGTGTGATCTCTTGGCTCGCCTACCTGAAGGACCAAGGAACTTTGGATAAAGCGGTAATCTCGTTTGGAACGACCGGCATCAAATATGGTAGCATGCAAGCTGCAGTTACAGATACATTTGCCGATTCGCTTACATTCAACATGGCACTGCTCGTTAGGCTCGATGGCGGGCAGGAAGGTTGGGGATATCGTATAATCGACGAACTTGAAGTTACCGAAAAATGGGCATATGCTGTCGGTGAACTCGCCGCAAAAATCGCAAAAGCGAGTGGTGGAGACGGTGCGGGAGAACGCGATTCTGCCCGTGAACAGGCGTACTTTCGCCTCGATATGCCATTCCGTCGGTGGTTGGAGAGTATTGATCCGAAACAGGACGACATGGATAATAAATCGTACGAGTGGCGGGAAACCGCACAGCGGATTGTCCGAAGGCTTGGAGAGGAGTTGTTCAGTGCCGCCGGAATGAAGGCATTTGTGGGACGAGGCGAAAACAGCTCGCCGCGGGCGTACGGCTATTTCCTCGCCGCGACATCTTTGCGAATATGA
- a CDS encoding type II toxin-antitoxin system RelE/ParE family toxin — translation MIVTYSRPAVRAISHMDIHTKQRIKAAIEKLPAGDVKKLTGFLYAYRLRVGGWRILFDMREDIKITNILSRGEAYKK, via the coding sequence ATGATTGTCACGTATTCAAGACCGGCTGTCAGGGCCATCTCTCACATGGATATCCATACAAAACAACGAATAAAAGCGGCTATTGAAAAGCTGCCGGCTGGTGACGTGAAAAAATTAACGGGGTTCCTATATGCATATCGGTTGCGTGTTGGTGGTTGGCGAATATTGTTTGATATGCGAGAAGACATTAAGATTACAAACATTCTCTCGCGTGGAGAGGCATACAAAAAATGA
- the cas3 gene encoding CRISPR-associated helicase Cas3' gives MCEVAQGGVPLGVLWAKKSRGGGMQWLPLQVHLSDTAETAKLLWDRHITDGVKKRVAEACQCDESAARALCIFTAAVHDLGKATPAFQKKETYPKNRDLDERICERLRFMGYEWPPMKDPSATPHALASQVLLENMEYAKHIAVIVGAHHGKPSNAGYKKTYCSHRNNYGRGHRCWEAAQQEIVTWALKLAGMSSAKDLSKPKPAAQVLLVGLVIMADWIASNECYFPLISIDAEIELDSADRARNAFDVLTFTQPWIADSPYVHPDVYMERFGFHQANAMQKAVADIAVNIHIPGMMVIEAPMGKGKTEAALAAAEIFAHKAGRGGVFFALPTQATSDGIFPRFLHWINSFDDGMAHSVELVHGKSWLNEKYQKLPKFGDDSNIGNDLDVNRERGQVGVHAWFSGRKRAMLADFAVGTIDQVLLAALKMKHLMLRHLGLAEKVVIIDECHAYDAYMSRYLETALRWLGAYGVPVIVLSATLTGAKRASVISAYRGDRVPKFGVEIANNRAYPLITYTDGDGVWQCEVEQEDSDTVIAVNRLGFDNITDKLGALLLDGGVAGVIVNTVKRAQSLAKRLREKFGDDDVLLIHSRLIAAERVKREAELLKKLGKPTDNPERPQRLIVVGTQVLEQSLDIDFDVLITDVCPMDLLLQRIGRLHRHAGRVRPVAVSQPVCYVTGIELDEDFDEGSVKVYGEYLLSRTRELLPDNVALPRDIPELVEAAYDGGGDESLYALWDAEIVMQRKKAGDFKIANPSDREDATIVDWLSTDVPDDPSGKRGECAVRDTDSAIEVLAVFEHGGKLTTTDGVALPEHDISEETARHLARQSIRLPVVLSTVECIKELEELCLKKFPQWQTSSWLAGELFLVFDENDETALGGYYVLYDRDNGLSWAKM, from the coding sequence GTGTGTGAAGTGGCGCAGGGCGGCGTTCCGCTCGGGGTACTCTGGGCGAAGAAGTCACGCGGCGGCGGTATGCAGTGGTTGCCGCTCCAGGTTCATTTGTCGGACACCGCCGAAACGGCGAAATTGCTGTGGGACAGGCATATCACGGACGGGGTCAAAAAACGCGTCGCAGAAGCTTGCCAGTGCGATGAGTCCGCGGCGCGGGCGCTGTGCATTTTTACTGCGGCGGTGCATGATCTCGGCAAAGCGACGCCGGCGTTTCAGAAGAAGGAGACATATCCGAAAAATCGAGACTTGGACGAGCGGATATGTGAAAGGCTGCGTTTTATGGGGTATGAGTGGCCGCCGATGAAAGACCCGTCGGCGACGCCGCATGCGCTCGCCTCGCAGGTGCTCTTGGAGAATATGGAGTACGCCAAGCACATTGCAGTCATCGTGGGTGCCCATCACGGCAAGCCGTCAAATGCTGGCTACAAAAAGACCTACTGTTCACATAGGAATAACTATGGACGCGGACACCGGTGCTGGGAGGCCGCGCAGCAGGAGATTGTCACATGGGCGTTGAAGCTCGCGGGTATGAGCTCCGCCAAGGATCTATCGAAACCAAAGCCCGCCGCGCAGGTCTTACTTGTCGGACTTGTCATCATGGCGGATTGGATTGCCTCGAACGAATGTTATTTTCCCTTGATTTCGATTGACGCGGAAATCGAGCTCGACTCCGCAGACCGCGCGAGAAATGCATTCGATGTGCTCACGTTTACCCAGCCGTGGATTGCTGACAGTCCATATGTGCATCCTGACGTATACATGGAGCGTTTTGGCTTTCATCAAGCAAATGCGATGCAAAAAGCCGTGGCGGACATCGCAGTGAATATCCACATTCCCGGCATGATGGTCATTGAGGCGCCTATGGGCAAGGGCAAAACGGAAGCGGCGCTTGCGGCGGCGGAGATTTTCGCACATAAAGCCGGGCGCGGTGGCGTATTCTTCGCCCTACCAACGCAGGCGACATCGGACGGTATATTCCCGCGTTTTTTGCATTGGATTAACAGCTTTGACGACGGCATGGCGCATAGCGTGGAGCTTGTACACGGCAAATCGTGGCTCAATGAAAAATACCAAAAATTGCCAAAATTCGGTGATGATTCGAATATTGGAAACGATTTGGATGTCAACAGAGAAAGAGGCCAAGTGGGTGTTCACGCATGGTTTTCCGGTCGGAAGCGCGCGATGCTTGCTGATTTTGCCGTCGGTACGATCGATCAAGTGCTGCTTGCCGCGCTGAAGATGAAGCATCTGATGCTACGGCATCTCGGGCTTGCCGAAAAGGTTGTGATCATCGACGAATGCCATGCCTATGACGCGTATATGAGCCGATACCTTGAAACGGCGCTCCGTTGGCTCGGTGCTTATGGTGTGCCTGTGATCGTGCTCTCCGCGACGCTCACAGGTGCGAAACGTGCGTCGGTTATTTCGGCGTATCGCGGTGACAGAGTGCCGAAATTCGGCGTCGAAATCGCGAACAATCGTGCGTATCCACTGATTACATACACCGACGGTGACGGCGTTTGGCAGTGCGAGGTTGAACAGGAGGACTCGGATACAGTCATCGCGGTCAACAGGCTCGGGTTTGACAATATAACGGACAAGCTTGGGGCGTTACTGTTGGACGGCGGAGTGGCGGGGGTGATCGTAAACACGGTAAAAAGGGCGCAAAGTCTCGCAAAACGCCTGCGGGAGAAATTCGGGGACGATGATGTGCTGCTCATACACTCACGGTTGATAGCGGCGGAGCGCGTCAAGCGTGAAGCAGAGCTTCTCAAGAAACTCGGTAAGCCCACCGACAACCCAGAGCGCCCGCAGAGGTTGATCGTCGTCGGAACGCAGGTGTTGGAGCAGTCACTGGATATTGACTTCGACGTACTCATAACGGATGTTTGTCCGATGGACTTACTGTTACAAAGAATCGGACGGCTTCATCGCCACGCGGGACGCGTGCGTCCAGTAGCGGTTTCACAACCGGTATGCTATGTGACGGGGATTGAACTGGATGAGGACTTTGACGAGGGCTCCGTCAAGGTTTACGGAGAGTATCTTCTCTCTCGCACGCGCGAGCTTCTACCGGACAACGTCGCGCTCCCGCGCGACATTCCGGAACTCGTGGAAGCGGCTTATGACGGTGGTGGCGACGAGTCGCTGTATGCGCTTTGGGACGCGGAGATTGTGATGCAAAGAAAAAAGGCTGGAGATTTCAAGATAGCAAATCCGTCGGACAGAGAAGATGCGACGATTGTCGATTGGCTGAGCACCGACGTCCCGGACGATCCGTCGGGCAAACGTGGTGAGTGCGCTGTGCGTGACACAGATTCGGCAATTGAGGTCCTCGCTGTTTTTGAACATGGTGGAAAACTTACAACAACTGACGGTGTGGCGCTCCCAGAACACGATATAAGCGAGGAGACGGCGCGTCATCTTGCGCGGCAGAGCATACGACTTCCCGTTGTGCTGTCAACAGTTGAGTGCATAAAAGAGCTTGAAGAACTGTGCCTCAAGAAGTTCCCGCAGTGGCAGACCTCGTCGTGGCTGGCGGGAGAGCTGTTTCTTGTGTTTGACGAAAACGATGAGACGGCACTTGGCGGATATTACGTCTTGTACGATAGAGACAATGGACTGAGTTGGGCGAAAATGTAA
- the rlmD gene encoding 23S rRNA (uracil(1939)-C(5))-methyltransferase RlmD: MEGLLKKNMRCRAVIEGYTSEGFGVARLDGRAVFVPGGARGDECLLRVLKAGPDGPVYAAIETLLVSSPARHTPACPVYRPCGGCHFQHIGYEEELALKKTRVEDALVRIGKMDLPVETIWPAPALDGYRNKALFPVRAVDGRPSTGFFRARSHDLVPVARCALQSEKANVLAAALRSWMEDCDVTPYNEASGTGLIRHLFVRTGTDETLACLVTSEATIPCRQALVRRLRTACPSLVGLVLQANTRRDNVVLSGKTSLLWGRETMEDTLCGLRFRLSAASFYQVNRLQAERLYALTAEYAALTAGDTLLDLYCGVGTLTLHLARGGARGYGVELSAEAVRRAHENAVHNGLPQVRFLQGDAAEAAARLRADGVRPDVVTVDPPRKGLEAALIETIAQMTPARVVYLSCDPATLARDLARFASLGYAPVRCTAVDMFPRTSHVESVCLLERV; encoded by the coding sequence ATGGAAGGTCTTTTAAAGAAAAATATGCGCTGCCGCGCGGTGATCGAAGGGTATACCAGCGAGGGATTCGGTGTGGCGCGTCTGGACGGCCGCGCGGTGTTTGTGCCTGGCGGCGCGCGGGGTGACGAGTGTTTGCTGCGGGTCCTCAAGGCCGGCCCGGACGGGCCGGTGTACGCCGCGATCGAGACGCTGCTGGTTTCGTCGCCCGCCCGGCATACGCCAGCGTGCCCCGTGTATCGACCCTGCGGCGGCTGTCACTTTCAGCACATCGGCTATGAGGAGGAGCTCGCGCTAAAGAAGACGCGCGTCGAGGACGCGCTGGTTCGCATTGGGAAAATGGACCTGCCCGTGGAGACGATCTGGCCGGCGCCCGCCTTAGACGGCTATCGGAACAAGGCGCTCTTTCCCGTCCGCGCGGTGGACGGCCGTCCGTCCACAGGTTTTTTTCGCGCACGCAGCCACGATCTGGTGCCCGTGGCGCGTTGCGCGCTCCAGAGCGAGAAGGCCAACGTGTTGGCCGCGGCCCTGCGGAGCTGGATGGAAGACTGTGACGTGACGCCTTACAACGAGGCGTCCGGTACGGGTTTGATCCGGCATCTCTTTGTCCGTACGGGTACGGACGAGACGCTTGCCTGTCTGGTGACGTCCGAGGCGACGATTCCCTGTCGGCAGGCGCTTGTCAGGCGGCTGCGTACAGCCTGTCCCTCCCTCGTCGGACTGGTGTTGCAGGCGAACACCCGACGAGACAACGTCGTGCTGTCGGGGAAGACATCTCTGTTGTGGGGCCGGGAGACGATGGAGGACACCCTCTGCGGGCTGCGATTTCGTCTGTCGGCCGCGAGTTTTTACCAGGTCAACCGTCTGCAGGCCGAGCGGCTGTATGCCCTGACTGCCGAGTACGCGGCGCTGACGGCGGGGGACACTTTGCTCGACCTCTACTGTGGCGTGGGCACGCTCACACTGCACCTGGCGCGCGGGGGCGCGCGCGGTTACGGGGTGGAGCTCTCTGCAGAGGCCGTGCGCCGAGCCCACGAAAACGCCGTGCATAATGGCTTGCCGCAGGTCCGGTTTTTGCAGGGTGACGCCGCCGAGGCGGCCGCACGTCTGCGTGCCGATGGCGTGCGACCGGACGTCGTCACAGTGGATCCGCCTCGGAAGGGGCTGGAGGCTGCGCTGATCGAAACCATCGCGCAGATGACGCCGGCTCGCGTCGTCTATCTCTCCTGCGACCCCGCGACGCTGGCCCGTGACCTTGCCCGTTTCGCGTCGCTTGGTTACGCCCCCGTCCGTTGCACCGCCGTGGACATGTTCCCTCGCACGTCACATGTGGAGAGCGTGTGTTTACTGGAGAGAGTGTAG
- a CDS encoding DUF3298 and DUF4163 domain-containing protein — protein MSNDSCRMRRREILAVVLTAALCLLLAACGSPPPQPPPGVVSPNVDAPTPLEDVTPDGGIVSPEASVGPSVLDTPDPGQPVVTEAYWEEKAQARDGRVVADIRCTLPVLPDDVPVAILAYYDGKSRAFRQYGEEIQRNAQAHYEASRSGDLDFAPYTLEQNFMISYNQNGLLSVVRDISVFSGGVHGDILVETETFRLTDGRTLSLDDLFSVGRDVYRPRLAEAVCALIEQDPDDYYENYRDIVEENFPEETFALTEDGLTLYYGTYTLAPFAGGIPRFEIPYGQLTDIWKVF, from the coding sequence ATGTCTAACGACTCCTGTCGGATGCGGCGCCGGGAGATCTTGGCTGTCGTTTTGACGGCCGCGCTGTGTCTGCTGTTGGCCGCCTGCGGCTCGCCGCCGCCCCAGCCGCCGCCGGGTGTTGTGTCGCCCAATGTGGATGCTCCGACGCCGCTGGAGGACGTTACGCCGGATGGCGGCATCGTCTCCCCGGAGGCGTCCGTCGGTCCGTCCGTGTTGGATACGCCGGACCCCGGCCAGCCGGTGGTGACGGAAGCTTACTGGGAGGAGAAGGCTCAGGCAAGGGACGGCCGGGTGGTGGCCGATATCCGTTGCACTCTGCCGGTGCTGCCAGACGACGTGCCGGTGGCGATCCTCGCCTATTACGACGGCAAGAGCCGCGCCTTCCGACAGTATGGGGAGGAGATCCAGCGCAACGCGCAGGCCCACTACGAGGCCAGTCGGAGCGGAGATCTCGACTTTGCTCCCTATACGCTGGAGCAGAATTTTATGATCTCTTATAACCAAAACGGACTGCTGAGCGTGGTGCGTGACATCTCCGTGTTCTCGGGGGGGGTGCACGGGGATATTTTGGTCGAGACGGAGACCTTTCGGCTGACGGACGGGCGGACACTGTCCTTGGACGACCTGTTTTCCGTCGGGCGGGATGTGTACCGGCCTCGCTTGGCGGAGGCTGTCTGTGCGCTCATCGAACAAGATCCGGACGATTACTATGAAAACTACCGCGACATCGTCGAAGAGAATTTTCCCGAGGAGACGTTTGCTCTGACGGAGGACGGACTGACATTGTACTATGGGACATATACCCTGGCGCCTTTCGCCGGGGGCATTCCCCGTTTTGAAATTCCTTACGGGCAGTTGACGGATATATGGAAGGTCTTTTAA
- a CDS encoding histidinol-phosphatase HisJ family protein, with protein MSYWADVHTHSVFSSDGHDAMDVMAKGAVQAGLSALCVTDHFDTWSSFDPELHRVAFEAVRAVVSDRLTFLRGVELGEGHTLGARAETLLLAGGPLDFVLGSCHCIHDKSDFYDMPRMDRTECLTLIAEYLEELLAMIRWGRFDVLGHLTYPLRYMVGRDGIAVDFAPFHDVLRALFRALIEGGHGLEVNVSNLRRPGGFPMPDLPLLKLYRACGGEIVTVGSDAHRAREIGAYIREGCALLREAGFKRVAVYENRRPVWHPLP; from the coding sequence ATGAGTTATTGGGCCGATGTCCACACACACAGTGTCTTCTCCTCCGACGGACATGATGCGATGGACGTGATGGCGAAGGGTGCGGTGCAAGCGGGGCTTTCGGCCCTGTGTGTCACGGACCACTTTGACACCTGGAGCAGTTTCGACCCGGAGCTGCACCGCGTCGCTTTCGAGGCGGTCCGCGCGGTCGTCTCCGACCGTCTGACGTTCCTGCGAGGCGTGGAACTGGGGGAGGGGCATACGCTCGGCGCCCGGGCCGAGACGCTGCTGCTGGCCGGCGGCCCGCTTGATTTTGTGTTGGGCTCCTGCCACTGCATTCACGACAAGTCGGATTTCTACGACATGCCCCGTATGGACCGAACCGAGTGTCTGACGTTGATCGCCGAGTACCTCGAAGAGTTGCTCGCGATGATTCGTTGGGGGCGGTTCGACGTGCTGGGGCATCTCACATATCCGTTGCGTTACATGGTCGGACGCGACGGCATCGCGGTGGATTTTGCTCCGTTTCATGATGTGTTGCGCGCCCTGTTCCGCGCGCTTATCGAGGGCGGGCACGGTCTGGAAGTCAATGTGTCCAATCTGCGCCGGCCCGGCGGATTTCCTATGCCAGATCTCCCGTTGCTCAAACTCTACCGAGCGTGCGGCGGGGAGATCGTCACCGTCGGCTCGGACGCGCACCGGGCGCGGGAGATCGGCGCGTACATCCGGGAGGGTTGCGCCCTGCTGCGTGAGGCCGGGTTTAAGCGTGTGGCGGTCTACGAAAATCGGCGGCCGGTTTGGCACCCGCTGCCGTGA
- a CDS encoding phospholipid carrier-dependent glycosyltransferase, producing the protein MLAEFLLRLRDTFSQFFEEMRAIGWEGLVLIFPLAVIVFVVLFFICYGRDMQPRAGTLEWIERLTPARFTWEGARGRMMRADWCAAAGFTLVYASLAFGVLLGDNWAPQTFWQATSDENAAVVDLGGIETIDTVMYYTGLWHGEWTLAFSEDGMAWRDQPEMEQDYPDLFKWQYAKLEEAEQPTRYVRITSAGPPMELGEMVFVVRRGGVRTLLNVNAFVSEPPGAERLFDEQRFCPSTPTQLNGMIFDEVYHARTAYEYVRGVYPYETTHPPLGKGILSLGIRLFGMTPFGWRFMGTLFGVLMVPLLYVFVKLLFGRTQIAVCGTALFAFETMHFTQTRLATIDTYGVFFTLLMYLCMYLFITSGYEAPIKKTVWPLALCGLSFGLGIASKWTGFYAAAGLVVLYVMYLAARGRHQAAAGQRNRYLRFLLATLGLSVLFFVLIPFGVYLVSYIPYATANGRALTLSGLLDEMWRNQIAMFRYHAHESATHPFQSRWYQWLFDGRPILYYQKYTDATRAVIGAFTNPLTTLGGLAAVGACVLGYLRGKSRHALFIAVGYLAQVVPWFFVSRITFAYHYFPAMIFLILALCYVFNGIWERYPAHRSRVILFTGVAVALFFLLFPAASGLPMSHWYAGSFVKWLPSWPF; encoded by the coding sequence GTGTTGGCCGAATTCCTGCTGAGACTCAGGGACACCTTCTCGCAATTTTTCGAGGAAATGAGAGCCATAGGATGGGAGGGTTTGGTGCTCATCTTCCCCTTGGCTGTGATCGTGTTTGTCGTGTTGTTTTTCATCTGCTACGGCAGGGACATGCAACCGCGCGCCGGTACGCTGGAATGGATCGAACGGCTGACGCCCGCCCGTTTTACCTGGGAGGGTGCGCGGGGGCGTATGATGCGCGCCGACTGGTGTGCGGCCGCTGGGTTCACGCTGGTGTATGCATCGCTGGCCTTCGGCGTTTTGCTCGGGGACAACTGGGCGCCGCAGACATTCTGGCAGGCCACATCGGATGAAAACGCCGCCGTCGTCGACTTGGGCGGGATCGAGACGATCGACACTGTAATGTATTACACCGGACTGTGGCACGGCGAATGGACGCTGGCCTTCTCCGAGGACGGCATGGCCTGGCGTGACCAGCCGGAGATGGAACAGGACTATCCCGATCTGTTCAAGTGGCAGTACGCCAAATTGGAGGAGGCGGAGCAGCCCACCCGCTATGTGCGCATCACGTCGGCCGGACCGCCGATGGAATTGGGTGAGATGGTCTTTGTCGTCAGGCGCGGCGGCGTGCGCACGTTGCTCAATGTGAACGCCTTTGTGTCAGAACCGCCGGGTGCGGAGCGTCTGTTTGACGAACAGCGTTTCTGCCCGTCTACCCCAACCCAGCTGAACGGTATGATCTTCGACGAAGTCTACCACGCCCGCACCGCCTACGAATATGTGCGCGGCGTGTATCCCTATGAGACGACGCATCCGCCGCTCGGCAAGGGTATCCTCTCCCTTGGCATCCGGCTTTTCGGCATGACGCCCTTCGGCTGGCGTTTCATGGGTACGCTGTTTGGTGTTTTGATGGTACCGCTTCTGTATGTCTTTGTCAAGCTGCTCTTTGGGAGGACCCAGATTGCCGTGTGCGGCACGGCTCTCTTCGCGTTCGAGACCATGCACTTCACGCAGACCCGTCTTGCCACCATCGACACCTACGGTGTTTTTTTCACGTTGCTCATGTATCTGTGTATGTATCTGTTCATCACGTCCGGGTACGAGGCTCCGATCAAAAAAACCGTCTGGCCGCTTGCGCTGTGCGGGCTGTCCTTTGGGCTCGGGATTGCCTCCAAATGGACGGGATTTTATGCGGCGGCTGGACTCGTGGTCCTGTATGTGATGTATCTCGCGGCGCGGGGGCGGCATCAGGCGGCGGCTGGGCAGAGGAATCGCTATCTGAGGTTCTTGTTGGCCACCCTCGGCCTGTCCGTCCTCTTCTTTGTCTTGATCCCGTTTGGCGTCTATCTTGTCTCTTACATCCCGTATGCGACGGCCAACGGGCGCGCACTCACCCTGTCTGGGCTGCTGGATGAGATGTGGCGAAACCAGATTGCCATGTTCCGATACCACGCCCACGAAAGTGCCACTCACCCGTTCCAGTCCCGCTGGTATCAGTGGCTCTTCGACGGACGGCCCATCCTGTACTATCAAAAGTACACGGATGCGACTCGTGCGGTCATCGGTGCGTTTACAAACCCGCTTACGACCCTGGGCGGTCTTGCGGCCGTCGGCGCGTGCGTGTTGGGGTATCTGCGCGGCAAGAGCCGCCACGCGTTGTTCATCGCGGTGGGGTATCTGGCCCAGGTGGTTCCATGGTTCTTTGTGAGCCGCATCACATTCGCATACCACTATTTCCCGGCCATGATCTTTTTGATTCTGGCGCTGTGTTATGTGTTCAATGGGATCTGGGAGCGATATCCGGCGCATCGCAGCCGCGTCATCCTGTTTACGGGGGTGGCGGTAGCCTTGTTCTTCCTGCTATTCCCCGCCGCCTCAGGCCTCCCCATGTCGCACTGGTACGCCGGAAGCTTCGTGAAGTGGCTGCCGTCCTGGCCGTTCTGA
- the dnaJ gene encoding molecular chaperone DnaJ: MPERKRDFYEVLGVPKDASDDAIKKAYRKLAKENHPDLHPGDKGAEARFKEINEAYEILSDSTKKARYDQFGHAGVDPSYGAGGGHGGGFSGFGAEFDLGSIFESFFGGGFSGDAGRRNAPRRGEHIQTHVMLSFEEAAFGCEKELEVTRIERCEACHGQGTADGSSPQTCKVCRGAGQVRTTRQTPLGSFAAASPCQACHGTGQVIENPCQACRGTGLSRRKVTIQIKIPAGVDVGQTVSLRGQGHAGQNGGPAGDVRVGIDIRPHPLFTRDGTSVHCDFPVTFAEAALGAELEVPTLDGKVKYNMPEGTQNGTVFRLRGKGIPSLHGRGRGDQFVHIAVEVPRGLSRKQKALLQEFANAVGEANYPQKKGFFDRGI, from the coding sequence ATGCCCGAGCGGAAACGGGATTTTTATGAAGTGCTAGGCGTGCCGAAGGACGCCTCGGACGATGCGATCAAAAAGGCGTACAGAAAGCTGGCTAAGGAAAACCATCCCGATCTGCATCCGGGCGACAAAGGTGCGGAGGCCCGTTTTAAAGAGATAAACGAGGCGTACGAGATCCTGTCCGACAGCACAAAAAAGGCGCGATATGACCAGTTCGGTCACGCGGGTGTGGACCCATCCTATGGGGCAGGCGGTGGTCATGGCGGCGGGTTTTCCGGATTTGGAGCGGAATTCGACCTCGGCAGCATCTTTGAGTCTTTTTTCGGCGGCGGATTTTCCGGAGACGCCGGGCGGAGGAACGCCCCCCGGCGGGGCGAGCATATCCAGACGCATGTTATGCTTTCGTTTGAGGAGGCCGCGTTTGGCTGTGAGAAAGAACTGGAGGTCACCCGCATTGAGCGTTGCGAGGCCTGCCACGGTCAGGGCACGGCCGACGGCAGCAGCCCACAGACGTGTAAAGTCTGCCGGGGCGCTGGTCAGGTGCGCACCACACGGCAGACGCCGCTCGGCAGTTTTGCCGCCGCCTCACCTTGTCAGGCCTGCCATGGCACGGGGCAAGTCATCGAAAATCCCTGTCAGGCCTGTCGAGGTACGGGACTGAGCCGTCGTAAAGTGACGATTCAGATCAAGATCCCTGCAGGGGTGGACGTCGGGCAGACGGTTTCTCTGCGCGGGCAGGGGCATGCGGGGCAAAACGGCGGGCCGGCGGGCGACGTTCGGGTTGGTATCGACATCCGTCCGCATCCGCTCTTCACGCGGGACGGCACGTCCGTCCACTGCGATTTCCCCGTCACCTTTGCCGAGGCCGCGCTGGGCGCCGAGCTGGAGGTGCCCACGCTGGATGGAAAGGTCAAGTACAACATGCCGGAGGGTACACAAAACGGGACCGTGTTCCGCCTGCGCGGCAAGGGAATCCCCTCGCTGCACGGCCGGGGCAGGGGCGACCAGTTCGTCCATATCGCCGTGGAAGTTCCCCGCGGTCTGAGTCGGAAACAAAAAGCGCTGCTCCAAGAATTCGCCAATGCCGTCGGCGAGGCCAACTATCCCCAGAAGAAAGGTTTTTTTGACAGAGGCATATAG